A segment of the Mercurialis annua linkage group LG4, ddMerAnnu1.2, whole genome shotgun sequence genome:
GTATAATGAGATTGTCTTCCCTGATCCTTCTGAAAACTTTTTGGCTCGTGTGCAGAATCATCCTGCCGTAGTTGTGCCGCGGTTGCCAGCTGGATTCAACTTGCCTCCTGGTAAATTTTTGTGCTGCCTTGTTCGTTACATGGATTCGAGTCTGAGTTGGTTTTGGTGCATAACCAAGCATTAGAGTTGTCAATATTCAAGATATTCATTGTTATGTTTGCTTTTTGGACTTTCAGCAGCTTCTGTTCAATATATGAATGAGAGGAGGAGAGGAGATACCAAAGATCATCCACTGTGTCATTGGTTCTTGAATTTTTCAGAGGCAGATGAGCTTTTGAAGCTTGCAGCAGCTCGTCAGCAGGTTATCATGTTTTGGTTTATAATAAGTTGGTCAAACAATGTGACTGTTTCTTGAAATGCTGACTGTTATTATCAGTAGATGTGACAGAAATTTCTGCATTTTGGACTGAAAAATGAGATAGTgtttttttcaaagaaaaccCTTTCTGCAACTTCGAAAGATGATAAACCCTTCATCAACTTGAAAACCTTTGTCTTATGTGAACGTGTTTGTTCTTGTTCTTGCTGCTGAAGTTTCTTTTCCATTCATTGGCCTTGATTGTTTGAGAAGACACACTTTAAAAACTACctttaaataattagtatgcAACCTATCTCGTAGTGATTGTCCTTTGTACAAAATTTATTACTAACTAGTCTATGCCTAACATTCTAGTTTTGGAGGAAATGTTTGCACAGTTCTAATATATCTCATCTTGGTTTTGTCTTTGCCAAAAGAAAAAATCTTGGTTTTGTCATATTGTTggattttacattttatattgtttatttgttCGCACCATCTGGTACTTCAAGTATTGAGCTTGTCAAAATGTAAATCTGATGCTTTCTAAATATGATAGGTACAAGCTCATATTGTTAAGCTGAGAAGACAACTGAATATGATGGATGGACTGCAACAAATGTCTGTAATAGCCTCTGGTTATGATTTGTGAATGTAAAGTATCATGCTATCTTAGTTTCATAGTTTGTTGGAATGTAAATTGTAGTACACAACAACTCATTGTAGTTAGATGCTTTTCAGAATAGCCTGCATTTATCGACTTGCTTTGTAGAGTGCATCAGGTTATTGATGAAATCCGTTCTCGTAATTCAGTAAAAAATAGTTACGAACTTGTAACTTGTTGACTTAACTATCAACTGTGCTGGTGCTTGATTCATTTCTTTCCTTTCCCAGTGTTGTTAAATCTGAACAAAACCTTATCGGAACTTCTTAATTTAGCCAAGTTTAGCATTACCttataaaaaattgtaaaacgCAATTGATGTATGCGTAATGCGTATAATAAAGATTAATACATTAGCCCAAGTACTCTGTTCTCTCTGTTAGCCGCTAACAAAAAAATTTGTTCCCTGTTAAACTTCAAgctttcaaaaaacaaaatgaaattcTCGAAATCTTATTTTCTTCTAACTAAATCATGTTACTCTTCTCAATGCCTTATTCCTCAAAAACCCATCTTCAAAAACGCTCTTGTTCATAACTTATGTAAAGATGGTAGATTTAAAGAAGCAATTGATGTTTTGTGTGAACAAAAACACTTAAAAGAAGCAATTCAACTGCTCAATCTAATACATAAACCTTCTCCTTCTATTTACTCCACTCTTATACAATGTTGCCTCAAAAAACGTGCTCTTGAAGAGGGTATAAAGGTTCACCAACACATCAAACTATCTGGGTTTCTACCCGGTTTATTTATATCGAATCGGCTTCTTGATATGTATGCGAAATGTGACGGTTTAGTTCATGCCCAGAAGTTGTTTGATGAAATGGGCGAACGAGATTTGTGTTCTTGGAATGTTTTGATTTCTGGGTATTGTAAAGTTGGGTTACTTAAGGAAGCAAGGGAAGTATTCGATAAAATGCCTGAAAGAGATAATTTTTCGTGGACTGCTATGATTTCCGGCTATGTGCAGCATGACAGGCCTCGTGAAGCCTTAGAGTTGTATAGAATGATGATGAAGAGATACGAGTGTTTGAAATCGAATAAATTTACAGTGTCTAGTGTTCTTGCTGCTGCGGCAGCTTTTCCTTGTTTGCGAATAGGGAAAGAGATACATGGTTATTTAATGAGGACTGGGTTGGATTCTGATGAGGTGGTTTGGAGTGCATTATCTGATATGTATGGCAAATGTGGGAGCATAGAGGAAGCGAGGTGCATTTTCGACAAGATGGTTCATAGAGATGTTGTTACTTGGACAGCTATGATTGGTAGGTATTTTGAGGATGGGAGGAGAAAAGAGGGGTTTGATTTGTTTGCGGAGTTATTGAGGTCGGGGATTAGGTCTAATGATTTTACGTTTGCTGGGGTTTTAAATGCTTGTGCCGATATTAGCGCAGAAGGGGTTGGTAAGCAGGTGCATGGGCACATGATTAGAATTGGTTTTGGTGCATTGTCTTTTGCAGCAAGTGCTCTTGTGCATATGTATTCTAAGTGTGGCAATATGATAAATGCAGAAAGGGTGTTTAGAGGGACGCCTCGGCCAGATTTGGTTTCCTGGACTTCCCTCATTTCTGGGTATGCACAAAATGGACATCCTGCTGAGGCTCTTCAGTACTTTGAGTTGCTACTAAAGTCAGGGACACAGCCTGACCACATAACTTTTGTTGGCGTTCTTTCTGCATGTGCTCATGCCGGACTAGTTGACAAGGGGCTGCAATATTTTCACTCTTTAACTGAGGAATATGGGCTAACTCATACTGCGGATCATTATGCTTGTATAATTGATTTATTGGCCCGAACTGGACAATTTGAAGAAgctgaaaaaattataaataaaatgccTATGCAACCTGATAAGTTTCTGTGGGCTTCCTTGCTAGGTGGTTGTAGAATTCATGGAAATCTGAAACTGGCAGAAAGGGCAGCTGAAGCATTATTTAAGATAGAACCTGAGAATCCTGCTACTTATGTTACCATGGCTAATATCTATGCTACTGCCGGTATGTGGAGCGATGTAGAGAGGATGAGAAAATTTATGGATAATCGAGGAGTAGTGAAGAAACCGGGTTTGAGTTGGGTTGAGATTAAGAGAAAGGTACATGTGTTCTTAGTGGGGGATGGTTCCCACCCAAGATCCAAGGAAATACACGAGTTTTTGGGGAAGATTTCAAAGAGGATGAAGGAAGAAGGGTTTGTTCCTGACACAAATTTTGTACTGCATGATGTGGAGGAGGAACAGAAGGAGCAAAATCTGTCTTACCATAGTGAGAAACTTGCAGTTGCTTTTGGAATTATTTCTACTCCAGAAGGCACACCAATTAAagtttttaagaatttaagaaCTTGTGTAGACTGCCACACTGCCATCAAGTTTATATCAAAGATTGCTAATAGAAAAATTGTAGTCAGAGATTCAAATCGGTTCCATTGTTTTGAGGATGGAACATGTTCTTGTGGGGAGTTTTGGTGACTCATAACTAAGAAAGCTTGTCTGCAATTGCTAGTCAGAATCAAACGGTTTAGTGTTGAGTAATTGTAGATGTTCAGGTCCAGCTCAGCCTCCTAAACCACGAGAGGTGTTCGTTGGAAACTTGATATCACAGCTCCAGAGAGAAGAAGTAGTCGGGTGTTGGTTGATGCTGCATCTGAAGGTGAAAGATCATCGTAAGGCATAACTAGGAAGCTCGACACATATATCCTCCAACTCAGAAAAATGGTTAGTTCCTAAATAACACTGCAGTTTCAGGCATGCATATGCTTCCTACTTACATCAAAGTAAATAACTGAATCAAATGCATATAAGGAATTTAAGAAGAAAAAGATTTATATCATCTGCTTCTAGAAAATCCTTTTCAGACTGATTTGGCTaaagaattgaaaattttcaaggtaGAAATTCACTTCCTTGCATCTTTTATACACGATTTTCATCCCAACTTAATTTTAATTCGGAACTTGTTCTCTCATTTGATTAATCCACACAGTTCAAGTTTTCTGTTTTTAACAACTGCTGAAACTGAGTTATTTTTCAGGTGTACAAGGCCGCAAAACCAATTGGGCAAATTGATTACAGTATTTGACATGGTGTATTATCTGCATTTATTGTTGTAGCTTAAAGTACAGATTATTTAACAGTACAGAAGTCGGCTAATGGATGATTAGCAATGCCAAATAGCTATCTGGTTGTGACGGGTAAGTTCTCTGCGCGCTCAAGTAAATATGACATagccaaattatttttaacttatgcAACCCATGCATCCTTGTCGAATAATCTACAGAAAAACTTTATTCAAAACTGGCTTGCATAAATAGTTTAATGGCTGTAAATAATAATCTCGCTCCAGCATATTTTGAACATACTGGATTATGCTAATTTCTTTTGACTGAGCAGCATTGCTATCTAAGATCATTAGTTTAAAGTACAGTTGTCTgaaaaaatcaatttgtttatttatacttCTCTCAGATCATGTCTTATAACATACTTGGAAACTGAATACAAAATTCGGAACTCATATCATTTTTTTTGGCCAAACCAATATGGAGGACCCTGTACTAAGACAGACGCTTCTAAGGAAATGAGTCGAATCCATCCTTCTTCTGAGATGCCGAGAATAGACTCTTTACCGGATACCATTTTTTTTCCGAAAGTCCTTGtactaattttttgtttttctagtccctctacttaccaaattttcaattttcaggtccttttgttgtttttccaatccctatacttataatattttttttcctccagtcaccCAAAAGggcataaaaatcaaaaaattgataAGTATAAGGactggaaaaataaaaaattagtgcAAGGACTTACGGAAAAAATAGTGTAAAGTATAGGGACCTTGGTATGGATTTGGCCTTCTGTTTTTGCTTTCTCCAGCTGCATATAAACCTTACTTCTCATGCATTAGGTGAACATACGATCGCATgttgctaaaaataaaaaataaacttatattTTCTAACGCAATTAAACTTGAATCATTAatcagttaaaaaataaattgaagagTGAAACGCTTCCTCAATTTAAcaataacttaaaaaatatttcttttgttaaaaaaaagtaaaatatttctaattcaattttaagtcattttttctttattatgtaatacgagaaattcttatgtagactaagtctaccacgtcatccatagACTATACCAAtaatatcataacacctcattaaaatgagggtatttttgtaatttcgtttgttatttgcatacacttttgaataatgatattacaaaaatattctcattttaatgaggtgttatggtATGATTGATTTCTATAATACTATTAAGTTCTCTCCTCTTGAATACAAGCAGAAAAGGTAAATAAAATCATATTAACAAAGTCAACTTGTAGAATTCAATTAGAATTACTACCCACCTTTAAAATTAAGATGAGAAAGTTCAAATTATCTTATCCATTAGgccaaatttaaaaacattgattGGAGTTTTTGTAGAATATCAAATATACAAAGACTGAAAGATGTTATGAGCCTTAGAACATGAGAAATGAGTCATGTCATGCCAGCAATGCAAAGATCGGAAGATTTGAGTGGTGCCAAGTGTTATATGTTTTGGTTGCTTATTTCCTATTTTTTGATTGTTGCCATTTTGGTGTAAGCAGGAACACATGGCTATACTTTACAATTTAATTGCTTCTTCACAGAACTTGGGGAATTTTGCACTGCAATTTATGCTGGATTGATTTATCCACTAGGTATTACACGTACATTGCATTTGCATTACATATTTTAGCTGTTACAATCCGAGTTTGGCAACTTGGTACATCCAGGGAATATCCattaatttgatattcaaactttttattCCAAAAAATACATGCAATcactttattaattaattggatGATgtataatataactaattttaTATGGACAAAAATTCGAGCATATGCCATTCTAAACGTGCATTAGTGTACGCTCTTAACCaaatgagaaagaaagaaaaagaaatatattGTACCAAATTAAAAATGAGCATTTCAATTGATTTATTATGGACTAATTATCATGGCTTCATGAGTTCATAGCCgaacttcttctttttttatcaattttgaaaaattactattttttccTTGACTTTTATGTTTCATATATTTGAAACTCCTTATAGAAAAGACGTTattaaagaaaatcaaaatgtgAGAGAAAagtagtaaattttttaatatttgtgaaAAAAACAGTAATTCATaactaaatttatgaaaataataattattatttatttatttatcataaatatttcaatttattagattttttttttgtaattgtaaAGAGAAAGTGCTTGTGAAGTGTAGCATAAGCGTTTATACTATTTGAATTatgatttattaattaaaataaaaaagttaactatggtttttttaattgtataaaaagaaaaaaattaatatttataaaaaaaactaacgaTTTTAGCAGAATATTATTTACCATTTAAGTCGTAGCTCGTTAACTATAGGCATAGTGAGTATAAaataaaggcctaatcactcaaaaccccctcacctttaaactttttttcaattctaccccgacgttgaaaatttgtcaattttacccacttttgaattttccgttttcaattgtaccccaatattttaatttttgttaatttttttacttaaatgattaaatcgttcaattaattaagtctaaacatgaaattaaattcttttttattcaaaaaagtacaaataagtcctttatttttaaaaactaactaaaaaccataatcaaattaacactaatttaaattcttaattaatttaactaaatttaaataaattttaaaaatatacaattaatatatgcgagacatgtagaatgttttaaacaaatttccaaacgcaaaagacgttaatttaatttttcagggtacaattgaaacagaaaaatgcaaaatagggtaaaattgacaaatttgcaacgtcagggtatgattgaaaaggggctaaaaggtcggggttttttaagacattaggcctaaaatAAAAGAGTTAGAAAGAGTTTTTGTTTAACATTATCTGAAAAGGAGTCCAAACTTGGCATTCAAAATACGTGTCATAAAGGTAGGCATCATTTGAGCATAAGTCAAAAATGAAATGGCAAAATAAGTGTCCTTCGATTTGAAATGGGTGGCTCATAAAATGTTCATGTGAAAGAAAAATCATATCCGAAgaacatatataattaattggTAAATATAAGTGAGTAAAATTCTGTTTGTGGACAGAATTCAAAAGGCTGCCATAATTGGATTTAGAAAGGTCAgcatgatttaagccaagccaAGTTTTTAGTTTCTCCTGAAATTGGTCTCCTGTGCCATTTTGTAATTAGGTCAAAATTATTATCCATTTTGAGTTTCATTTTCGTGAATCAATCGATGAATTTGGTGGGTGTCCATTTTAGCACATTTATCTCAATTTAATATTGCTGAGTTAACAACCGGGTAATGACAATGTCATAACGAACCGGATAGCGACGCGTTAGCAATTATCACCGGATTTTTTAACGGtgtataaatttgagaaaaataggTAGTCGGTGTACAAAAATGACGATTTTTTAAGCGGCAGAATACGTATaaagttagtgaatttttatggCATTACTCCTGTTTCAAttactaattataataatttatgtactttattttatttcatatacTTTTATACAGAAGAAAtgtgaaattcttgtttgtAGTAAATCAGATAAATTAGCAGAAGTCTGTCTGTTGAATATAAACCGAAATCACTATCAACAACAAAGGGGACCAATACCATAGATTGGAGTTACTCTCAGTTTTGGCACAATCATTTAAGTAACATGCAGGAATATAACCTTTGGAGTATAGTATTCGTCTTTAATTTTCATAGCCTCCAACCAGTATCACTCACACAGAATATTGGTTTGTACAAACataatttaatatgtaaatgCACCAAATTTGATATTCACCCTATCCCAAATTAATAgacactaatttaaattgttcTATCTCAAATTATAGACACTCgattttacttaaatgattaaatttttatataccTTCAACTATAGTAGAATgtgtcaaaataaataaaagtgacCAAAAAATGCAAAGTTgctattaaattaaatacaaattagTATGcgctattttattataaattaaattattttacctaaataaatcaattctttaatatatttgtgtttgtattaattatttataaattcggGTCCAGtgaaataatgttttaaaaattgtatgaaaataaaataaaggaaaaagagtcatttatacttttaaaatttgacgTTGAGGGGTTTACTTGAAATCGAACCTTAGGATATAGATGACccttttttctaaaataaaacattCTATTATCTACGTTTTTAAAGAAAGAAGAATAATGCATGTATAACGTTTTTCAAActttttgtttataataaataGGCTTAACCCCTGAAAAACCCCGCACCTTTCGACCccccttcgtttgcaccctcacctttcaaaatctccaattttacccaaattatcacctttcattttcaattgcaccctaaaagtattaaattgggcttttgtcactaaaaaaaagttgaaatcgatactttatattttaattcatgttctaaatagttcttaatgtttaaatttcaacaacaaaaccatatttaatgatatttttaattgatttatattttatataaaaaaatttaacttttaaaattttagaaaatatggttttattgttgaaatttaaacattgagaactatttagaatatgaattaaaatataaattattgatttgaacttttttatagtgaaaaagagctaatttaatatttttatggtacaattgaaaataaaaggtggaaatttgggtaaaattggagattttaaaaggtgagggtgcaaatgaaagggggttgaaaggtgagggtttttttaggGGATTAGCCtaataaatacatataaatataaggtAATTTCAAAATAGATAAGAAATGTTCAAtactaaaaaaaagataatattatgagaaataaaaatgaagaaacgtGGGTGGATTGGATAAAATGTTTTGCAAGAAAAGACACAATAGGGACAACAAATATTAGTAAACCAAAGAAATATATTTACAACCATAGAACTCAAAAAGGGTCCAATCAATGACATTATCAAAGACAAAAGTTGGAAAACTAAGGAGAGAAAGAGTGTCTCATTGATGTCTTAGAAGGGGGCAACAACCCCCATCTCCTTTGGAACTCCTTTTTTATTACATTTCTTCTATCCTTTGCTCTCATTCCTAACATCTCACATGTCTTTGTttcaaaaccctaaacctaacTTCATTTTTCTCCCCATAAATACTTCTCCACCCAACTCCATTTCAATCAttcaaattttagttaattcTCTCTTCTCTAGCCAACTCCATTTCAATCATACAATTAACTACTTTAGAGTCATACATGGCTATAAGAAAATCAAACACGAGTCCTCAGACTGCAGCAGCTTTGAAACAGATTCTTAAAAGATGTTCGAGTTTTGGTAAGAAAAACGGGTTTGATCATCATCAAGATCTTCCTTATGATGTGCCCAAGGGTCATTTTGCGGTGTACGTGGGCGAAAATAGAAGCAGATACATTGTTCCACTGTCATGGCTGGATCATCCTGAGTTTCAGAATCTGCTGCAGAGAGCTGAAGAAGAGTACGGATTTAAACATGATATGGGTATTACAATTCCGTGTGAAGAAGTTGTTTTTCGCTCTTTAGCGGCGGTTATAAGATGAAATTATTGTTATATTTATAGATTTTCATGTTCTTATAACCCTAACTGCAACTCAGTTATTACTCACCATTGTTTTAGCCTAGTGATCATCATATACTGTCAATTCTCGATTTTTCTTTATGGTGTAATTGTTTTTTCAAAGATTGATAATAATGAGAAGCTGCCATAGGCTCTGTTCTTCAAATTCTggattcaaattcaaattcttCAATGTTCAGTTTCTTTCAAGTGTTCTGCTAGCTTTTCTGTGTTGGAGGGAAAAGAAAATGCATAAGTTTCATATTTGGTTATTGTGAATTGTGAAATCAACGGTCAAATATTTTAGGAAAATGTTAGAAAAtaaatctttgaaatttcaatgCATAAATTACACGTGGATGGTTATATTAACATCATTGGGTATTAAGATAGTCTGAGGTGGATTTTGATTGATCTTAGTTGGAATAGAAACGTCGCCGTTTTCTTCACAGTCACATGCGAGAGTTATAGAATGAATTGTCCCTTTTGCTGAATTTTTCAAACTTTAATTCTCTTTTTGATAAGGTGGTGAGAGcatttcttttcttatttttaatagtaattttttaaaaaacaaatgcaCAGGTAAAGGTAAAAAGTAAACATTAGAAGTaaatttacttattttaaaatttaatgaatgTTTGCAGTTAAGTTTCATTTGTAAAACGTTTCCCATAAATTTTTGAGAGAACTTACAATCAAATCCTCCAATTGTAAAATCCAACCCATATTatgtctaaaaaaattaaaattcaattctttaaattaaaatttaatatgtatcttttataatatattcagttatATCTatattttggattaaattgagaacTAATTCTTCTAAGttgaaatttgtttatttagtaATTGACTGGACATCAAAGCATCTTAAATCAAAGGCAAAAtgcttttttgtatttatatatatatttttatcatttcttcaaatatatttaaaaaatataatttaaatacttTGCTCCgtcaattttacaaagtgaGATAAATTTATCAACTCTCAATTTACACCAATTTTTAAATACGTATTTCTCGTTTTAACCTAAATAGCTCTTTTTAAGCTTAAATTAGTGATACATTGTGTAAAACATTCACTTATTAAATCAGAAACTTATACAAATAATagtacaatttaaattttggatgtaTTTATTCCAATTTACAAAATCAACATGAACGTTTATATTAagatttgaaaatatatttaacaaaatattcaGTTGTGAATATAAGAAatgaataatattaaataaatttataaattatatttattttttttatttaatcgcGAACTTTAAAATGTCTTAATTGTATATATAAAGTTTCATTTTACATATGATGATGTGATAATCGTTTATTGGTGTGATTTTGCTGAGGTTGACATTATTTTTGACAGCCACATCATCATATTATGATCTCGTGTATTAAattgagagaaaataaaaaaaattatatatagttgAGATGTtctaaaattcataattaaattaaataatagatataatttataaatttctatAACATTATCCGTATAGAAAATCATTTTGTCTTGATCAATAGTCTATTGTTCACATCACATCACTTCCATGTCAAAACTCTAAGATAATGAGTTAGTCTTTAATTTCAAACGAATTTAATATTCAGATAAGATGAAGGTTTACAATACTATTTATATTAGGGGTGTACAATTGGTTCGAACcaaattgaatcaaattaaatttttgctTTTTCTAAAAATCGAATTGAACCGAAATTTtcagagaaaaatatttttcaaaccaaaccgaGCTGGTCGGTTCGATCtattttttttggttcaatATGTCTTTCGATTTACATGTTTAACTGCCTGAAACTTTTATAtattcaaaaccgaaccaaaccgaccaaCCGAAAATCTTAAACAGaaccaaatataattttttggttcggttttgattcgattttgcacacccctacatATAAGACAACATATACTTAACCttcaactttatatttttaccaaatatatcatgatcttttaatttttctagtTTGACCGATCATTTTTCagatttttgtcaaatatactcGTAACCTATTTTGAGCTGATGTAACGCAATATTTTGTATCTACGTGTACAAAATTTATCCTATATGGCATATATATAACCTTACGCACGATCAGTTGCAAACGAgtcataaatatatttaaaagaatattaaatttgtGGATAGATAGTTTTACTTTACCTATATATAAATATCGTattt
Coding sequences within it:
- the LOC126677313 gene encoding pentatricopeptide repeat-containing protein At4g37170; protein product: MKFSKSYFLLTKSCYSSQCLIPQKPIFKNALVHNLCKDGRFKEAIDVLCEQKHLKEAIQLLNLIHKPSPSIYSTLIQCCLKKRALEEGIKVHQHIKLSGFLPGLFISNRLLDMYAKCDGLVHAQKLFDEMGERDLCSWNVLISGYCKVGLLKEAREVFDKMPERDNFSWTAMISGYVQHDRPREALELYRMMMKRYECLKSNKFTVSSVLAAAAAFPCLRIGKEIHGYLMRTGLDSDEVVWSALSDMYGKCGSIEEARCIFDKMVHRDVVTWTAMIGRYFEDGRRKEGFDLFAELLRSGIRSNDFTFAGVLNACADISAEGVGKQVHGHMIRIGFGALSFAASALVHMYSKCGNMINAERVFRGTPRPDLVSWTSLISGYAQNGHPAEALQYFELLLKSGTQPDHITFVGVLSACAHAGLVDKGLQYFHSLTEEYGLTHTADHYACIIDLLARTGQFEEAEKIINKMPMQPDKFLWASLLGGCRIHGNLKLAERAAEALFKIEPENPATYVTMANIYATAGMWSDVERMRKFMDNRGVVKKPGLSWVEIKRKVHVFLVGDGSHPRSKEIHEFLGKISKRMKEEGFVPDTNFVLHDVEEEQKEQNLSYHSEKLAVAFGIISTPEGTPIKVFKNLRTCVDCHTAIKFISKIANRKIVVRDSNRFHCFEDGTCSCGEFW
- the LOC126677321 gene encoding auxin-responsive protein SAUR50-like, with protein sequence MAIRKSNTSPQTAAALKQILKRCSSFGKKNGFDHHQDLPYDVPKGHFAVYVGENRSRYIVPLSWLDHPEFQNLLQRAEEEYGFKHDMGITIPCEEVVFRSLAAVIR